The DNA region ATCGAAACATCAGAAGGGGCAACTATCATTCCTGTATCAAAGGTAACATTCGGTTTCGCTTCAGGCGGTTCCGACCTTCCTTCAAAGCAGCCTAAGGAACTCTTCGGAGGCGCTGCCGGTGCAGGTGTATCCGTTCAGCCTCTTGCTTTTATCTGTGTTTCACCTGACGGAGATGTAAAGCTACTTCAGATGTCAGTCAATGCTACAAAGGAAAATGCAATGATCTCAACACTGCCGGATATTATAGATAAATTCTCAGGCCTTGTAAACGGCGGAGAGAAGAAGGAAAAGCCTGAAAAGCAGGCTAAGGTAAAGAAACGCCAGGCAAAGAAAAACGCAGTTATGAATGAGGATGACTTTGAAGACGTTATCGACCTCGATGAAGCTGAAGAAGAATAATGACTAAACAGTCCGTAAACGATCATTTCTTCACTGTGACAGACAGGGAATTTGTGAAAAGGCACCTTGTCAGACGCAGCACAGATTCACACAAGGGAACTTACGGAACTCTGTTAAGTGTTACAGGATGCAGGAATATGCCCGGAGCAGCGGTGCTTTCAGGGAAGGCGGCTCTCAGGTCAGGGCTCGGACTTCTCAGACAGTGCGCTGTTCCTGCATACATCGGTACAATGGCCGCTGCATTTCCTGAACCGGTATATATACCGGTGAAATGTGATAAGGACGGGTACTATACAGAAGAAAACGCAGAGATGCTTATTGCAGCTTCAGAAAAATCCGATGCGGTGCTGATAGGCTGCGGTCTCGGATGTACGGACAGCACAAAAGCTCTTGTACGCCGTCTGATCCCTGCAGTAAAATGTCCGATTGTTATCGATGCTGACGGACTTAACTGCATTGCGGATGATCCTGATATTCTCTGCAGGGCATCTCATCAGGTGATAATAACACCTCATCCGGCAGAGGCAGGAAGACTTGCAGGCTGCAGTACGAAGGAAATACAGTCTGACAGAATGAAGACAGTCCGCAGGTTTACGGAACGTTTTCCGGAAGTTATAACGGTTCTTAAGGGCGCAGGCACACTCACGGCCGCAGGAAACAGTGTCTTTGAAAACCCGACAGGCAATCCGGGAATGAGCACGGGAGGCAGCGGTGATGTCCTTGCCGGTATTGCAGCATCATTTGCGGCGCAGAACCGCGGATCAGGATCCCTGTTTGATCTGACGGTATCAGCAGTATGGATACACGGAAGGGCCGGCGATCTTGCCGCAGAACATCTTTCTGAGTTCAGCATGCTTCCGGAAGATATTATTTCGTCTCTTGGCATGGTTTTCAGAGAACTTGTAAAACAGCAAACATAATTCAGAGCGATTTCATTGTCACATCAGTAAAGGTTCCGCATTCTATGGTATCACTATAAGATCCATTCCGTGAAAGGAGCAATGTGTATGAAGCTTCAGGATCTGCTTGTATATAATGACATACTTATACAGTGTCACGATTATCCTGATCCGGATTCAATAGCATCCGGATTCGGTATATACTGCTTTATGAAAAGCCACGGCAAAAAGGTGAGGCTGATATACAGCGGTATTCATGATATAAGAAAGCCAAATCTGCTTATTATGATAGAGCGCCTGGGGATACCCATTGAATACATGAGGGTGCAGGAGTACGAACCTGAACTCCTTATTACGGCGGACTGCGTCCACGGTGAAAGAAATGTCACGGACTTCAGGGCCGGTATCTATGCGGCTATCGACCATCATGTTTCATCACGCAACAGCTCGGAGCTTTATGAGATAAGACCTGAATACGCAAGCTGTTCCTCGATAATCGCAGTCATGCTCCGTGAATCCGGTTTCGACTACAACAGTGTTCCTGATCTTGCAACAGCTCTGTACTATGGTCTGTACACAGATGCCAACAGCATGTCTGAAGTGAGCCATCCGGCTGACCGCGACTTAAGGGACTTTGCCAAAATAGAAAAGGAACTCATACCTCTTCTCACAAATTCAGTGCTCTCGCTGCGTGAGATCCAGATCGCAGGCGAGGCACTCAACAGCATAAACAATGACAGGGAACACCATTTTGCAGTTACCTGTGCCGCCAAGTGCGATCCTAACATTCTCGGCTATGTAAACGACCTTATTATTCAGGTGGATACCATAAATGTGAGTGTGGTGTGCTGTTTCGTTTCCGGAGGAATAAGAATATCAGTGCGCAGCTGTATAAACGATATCAATGCGGTCGAACTTACAAGGTTCATAACCGAGGGCATAGGCTCGGGCGGCGGCCACCGTCAGAAGGCCGGCGGATTTATCTCGCTTGATAAAATGCCTGACGCAGATCCTGACTCCATCGTTGATTTTCTTATAAAGCGCGTGACGATGTACTACGAGAATTTTGATATTATCAGAGCAGAGGAGTACACTGTTGATCCTGACAGAATGAAGATATTTGTCAAGAAGCCGCAGCTGATGGGGTTTGTTGCAAGCGACAGCATTTTCGGATACGGTGCTTCGTTCCGTGTAAGATCGGTTGAAGCGGACTTTAAAGTCCGTGGGTCGGATGATCTCATCATAATGACAGACTCACGGGGAAGCGCTTATCTTATAGACAGGGCCAAATTTGACAGTACCTATGAGGTCACTGAAGGCGTGTTTGATGTGCGTGCTGACTATCATCCGCATGCCATATGCTTTGACAGGGAACCGCGCAAGCTCTGTTTCTCATGCTGCAGATCACGCGGCGGTGCGAAGGTTTACGCACGCAGGCTTGACCGGAACACAAAGCTTTACACTATCTGGGACAGCAAAAACTACATTTCCGGAATGGTGGGAGACTATCTGGTTGTCCGCATGGATGATCAGCGCGATGTGTATATCATTGACCGGGAACGCTTTGATGAAATATACAAGGAACTGTAAGTGCGGATCTTTCACCAAATCAGCGTTTCCATAATAAAAACAGATCAGCATAACATCACACCGGTGTATTTTTACGCGGGTGAGGCTATGCTGATTTTTTCTGTATTCCGTGTGTTTTATGAGCGATCACCACATGCTGCGCTGTGCTGAAGGACGTGATCCTGTAGCAGAACCGTCTACAGATACGTCGAGCCCTGATGTACGTTCATCAGGCTGGATGATAACAGTTGCAGGAGTGTGGTAGCTCCATTCGAACATGTATGATTCACCGCTTGACTGACCGATGAAGTTGCGCCATGAGATATCGGTTCTCATCTCAGGGTCAGCACCTATCCAGCAGACTACGGCATCCGGGTCAGCTTCAATTGTTGAGCCGCTTGCGACATTGCTGAGTACCAGCGGGTTTCCGTCCACTATAATGGCAACATATGCGTTCGGACCCTGACCGGTAAGTGTTGATGTTGCAAGACCTTTCTGTGAGACGACGCCCTGTCCGAGGAAGCGGACACCGTACTGGCAGTCCTTTGTGAAAGCGAGGATATTTTCGCTCTCCACAGATATCTTTTCACCCTGATCGAGTTTGTACACGACAACGTGCTGCTGTCTGTTTGCGTAGTATGTAACGCTGTCACCGCCGAAATCAACCCTCATAAGAGGAAGGTTTTCGCCTGAAATACGTCTTACGAGCTGGTTGAGCACTGCACGTCCTGCGTTTGCCTCAGGACCGAGCATTACCTTGGTGAATTTATAGTTCTTGGCACCCTGGCATTCACCGCCGATGAATGCTCCGGCTTTGGTAAAAACATAATCATTTCCGCCTGTGCATGTTATCTTAAGGCACAGTTCATTCAAAGTTTCAAAAGTTATCATATATATCCCCTCTTTTTATTCCAGTTCCACACCGTACATACTGCAGAATCCGGCAAGATCGCGTGATACGCCGGAACCGACCGCGTTGAATTTCCATTCGCCGTTGTGACGGTAGAGTTCGCCGACCACAAGAGCCGTCACGACAGACGAGCAGTTTGTAAGGTCGATCGATGCCACCACCTGACCGGAATCTGTGTTTATAATTACTGCACTTACTGAGTTTACTCTGCTGAAGTTCTGGTTGCGTGCCACTGCTTCGTATATGGTTACTGCAAGCGATATCTTCTTAATATTCTGACTTACCTTTGCGAGATCGATCATAAGATCGCAGCCTCCGAGATCATATCCCTGATAGCGTGTGCTTCCTTCAGGACTCTGTACCTGTCCGTAGAAGACGAACCAGTCCTCGGAAGGAACCTTTTCATTTTCCGCAAGCAGAAAAGCAGATGCATCGAGTTCACATCCCGGGTCTCTGACATCCCAGCGAAGCCCTATCCTCATTCGTTTCAGATCTGCACCAAGCGGTATCTTCTGCCCGCGCTGAAGGACTTTTCCTCCGGACGGGAGAGAAGGAGCCTTTGTTTTCGGAGCGTTGTTCTGCTGTACCGCCGGCTGCGGCGCAGGTGCTGAAGCCTGTCTCTGATTCTGCGGAGGCGGAGCACTGTAGTTCTGAGCCTGATTCTGAGGACGCGGAGTACTGTAAACCTGCCCTTGATTCTGAGGTCTAGGAGTATTGTAGACCTGTCCCTGACCCTGAGGTCCAGGAGTACTGTAAACCTGCCCTTGATTCTGAGGACGTGGAGTACTGTAGACTTGTCCTTGATTCTGAGGCTGTGGAGTACTATAAACCTGTCCCTGATTCTGAGACGGCGGATCTATATAATCTGCGTAAGACGGTCTGCCATTTGGATAGGCTGATGAATCCTGAGATTGTCCGTAATTCTGGTCGTTCTGATAAGCCTGCCCGTAGTTCTGGTTGTTCTGATAATTCTGCCCGTTGTTTGGACCATTCTGATAACCAGGTCCGTAATTCTGATTATTCTGATAAGGTGTTCCGTAGTTCTGATGATCATCCTGCATCATAGCAGCCGCTGCGACAGCAGCAGTTGCCGCCATCCCCATATTCATGCCATTCATTCCGTTTACAGGATTCATACCGTATCCGATAGCATTCTGAGACCCGAACTGTCGTAACAGCGACTGCGTGTTATACGCTCCTGTTATACGCATCCCGTTCCCGCCGGGCATACCGAGCTGATTTATAAGACTGTTTCTGTCGAGCGGCCCGACAAGCCGCATCGGTATATTTAGTTTCATACAGGTTTCCCCTTTCCTGTAAAACACAGTGAAAGCCAGAAAAAGCCCTGACTTTCACTGCGTCTGATTATTATTTCCTTGAACAAAGTGTACCATATCACGGGGGATAAGTCAAGTGCGGCTCGATTTTCAAATGTGCAGGTCAATGTAAAAAAATGTTCAAACGGTGAGGAAGACGTTTCGCTGAAATGGTGGAGCCTTCGGCACGGTTGAAAAAATGGGCCGTTAAAAACAGCCCATTTTGCTTTAATTTTTAGTTATCAATCCAAATCATCAGAAACGTATTAAAATAATACTGAATTCTCCAATCAGTTATTCGGTATTTCCTCTATGATGCACTTTTTATCGCAGAACACCATTGCATACTTAAGCCTTGTCGTATATCCTTCATACACGAGTCTGCTTTCATATTTATTATTAACGATCTGGCTTTTAGCTTCATTCATTGCTTTTTTCATTTCTGATTCTTTCTTCGCATGCTTAAGCTCAAGAATCAGACAGCGTTTTCTGACTGAATCACGAATTATAAGATCAGTCCTTCCATATCCGCTCTCCTTTTCTGAATCAACCATGTAGCCAAGTCCTGTAAAAAATCCGTCGAGTATCAGATGATAGCTGTACTCGTGGTATTCGTGATAGAAAGATAACGTTGCTTCAAGGAGCTGATTCATCGCATTCACAGCACTGTCTGTATCTTCTGACCACAATGCATCCTTCAGATTCTTGACAGTTTTATTGTCCACTTTGTCTTTGAAATAATCCCATATTTCCTTTCTGAATACGATCTGTATCTCCTTATTTGGTATGCGCAGAGGCAGTAGTTCAGCATCTTCTTCTATAGCCTTTGAAAGATACCCTGTTTCAAGCAACGCAGACCAGAGATTATCACCGTTTTCATGAATAAGATGATATGGTACATTTTCATTTACAAAGCATTCGATTGTTTCACCTGCAAGCAGTTTTTCAAAGTTTTCATTTGCA from Ruminococcus sp. HUN007 includes:
- a CDS encoding NAD(P)H-hydrate dehydratase translates to MTKQSVNDHFFTVTDREFVKRHLVRRSTDSHKGTYGTLLSVTGCRNMPGAAVLSGKAALRSGLGLLRQCAVPAYIGTMAAAFPEPVYIPVKCDKDGYYTEENAEMLIAASEKSDAVLIGCGLGCTDSTKALVRRLIPAVKCPIVIDADGLNCIADDPDILCRASHQVIITPHPAEAGRLAGCSTKEIQSDRMKTVRRFTERFPEVITVLKGAGTLTAAGNSVFENPTGNPGMSTGGSGDVLAGIAASFAAQNRGSGSLFDLTVSAVWIHGRAGDLAAEHLSEFSMLPEDIISSLGMVFRELVKQQT
- a CDS encoding DHH family phosphoesterase codes for the protein MKLQDLLVYNDILIQCHDYPDPDSIASGFGIYCFMKSHGKKVRLIYSGIHDIRKPNLLIMIERLGIPIEYMRVQEYEPELLITADCVHGERNVTDFRAGIYAAIDHHVSSRNSSELYEIRPEYASCSSIIAVMLRESGFDYNSVPDLATALYYGLYTDANSMSEVSHPADRDLRDFAKIEKELIPLLTNSVLSLREIQIAGEALNSINNDREHHFAVTCAAKCDPNILGYVNDLIIQVDTINVSVVCCFVSGGIRISVRSCINDINAVELTRFITEGIGSGGGHRQKAGGFISLDKMPDADPDSIVDFLIKRVTMYYENFDIIRAEEYTVDPDRMKIFVKKPQLMGFVASDSIFGYGASFRVRSVEADFKVRGSDDLIIMTDSRGSAYLIDRAKFDSTYEVTEGVFDVRADYHPHAICFDREPRKLCFSCCRSRGGAKVYARRLDRNTKLYTIWDSKNYISGMVGDYLVVRMDDQRDVYIIDRERFDEIYKEL
- a CDS encoding AIM24 family protein codes for the protein MITFETLNELCLKITCTGGNDYVFTKAGAFIGGECQGAKNYKFTKVMLGPEANAGRAVLNQLVRRISGENLPLMRVDFGGDSVTYYANRQQHVVVYKLDQGEKISVESENILAFTKDCQYGVRFLGQGVVSQKGLATSTLTGQGPNAYVAIIVDGNPLVLSNVASGSTIEADPDAVVCWIGADPEMRTDISWRNFIGQSSGESYMFEWSYHTPATVIIQPDERTSGLDVSVDGSATGSRPSAQRSMW
- a CDS encoding TerD family protein; translated protein: MKLNIPMRLVGPLDRNSLINQLGMPGGNGMRITGAYNTQSLLRQFGSQNAIGYGMNPVNGMNGMNMGMAATAAVAAAAMMQDDHQNYGTPYQNNQNYGPGYQNGPNNGQNYQNNQNYGQAYQNDQNYGQSQDSSAYPNGRPSYADYIDPPSQNQGQVYSTPQPQNQGQVYSTPRPQNQGQVYSTPGPQGQGQVYNTPRPQNQGQVYSTPRPQNQAQNYSAPPPQNQRQASAPAPQPAVQQNNAPKTKAPSLPSGGKVLQRGQKIPLGADLKRMRIGLRWDVRDPGCELDASAFLLAENEKVPSEDWFVFYGQVQSPEGSTRYQGYDLGGCDLMIDLAKVSQNIKKISLAVTIYEAVARNQNFSRVNSVSAVIINTDSGQVVASIDLTNCSSVVTALVVGELYRHNGEWKFNAVGSGVSRDLAGFCSMYGVELE
- a CDS encoding PD-(D/E)XK nuclease domain-containing protein — translated: MYVQFLTGHTVISEVLKSYWVNTSETSQNLIHGFLGKTDDANENFEKLLAGETIECFVNENVPYHLIHENGDNLWSALLETGYLSKAIEEDAELLPLRIPNKEIQIVFRKEIWDYFKDKVDNKTVKNLKDALWSEDTDSAVNAMNQLLEATLSFYHEYHEYSYHLILDGFFTGLGYMVDSEKESGYGRTDLIIRDSVRKRCLILELKHAKKESEMKKAMNEAKSQIVNNKYESRLVYEGYTTRLKYAMVFCDKKCIIEEIPNN